A single Methanocaldococcus bathoardescens DNA region contains:
- a CDS encoding EMC3/TMCO1 family protein: protein MFESITNVFYTTLDAIFMPIIKVLHPALAILIIAIIVSLIINTATKLLVDQERVAELKKEIQEFQVKFKKMSKNPEMLEKLQEEQQRIMQLNAELMKMSFKPMIYTWIPIILIFIYLKHVYGFGGIYQELNPDWNGVVVYLPTILSKILLIDFWHWLGSIFYKGGFKIVSNTALGWLGWYILCSFVTSTVLRKIFGIK, encoded by the coding sequence ATGTTTGAATCCATAACAAATGTATTCTATACTACATTGGATGCAATTTTCATGCCCATAATAAAAGTTTTACATCCAGCTTTAGCAATTTTAATTATCGCAATAATTGTTTCTCTAATTATAAATACAGCCACAAAACTTTTAGTAGACCAGGAAAGAGTGGCAGAGTTAAAAAAGGAGATTCAGGAATTTCAGGTTAAATTTAAAAAGATGTCTAAAAATCCTGAAATGTTAGAAAAGCTTCAAGAAGAACAACAGAGAATTATGCAACTCAATGCTGAGCTAATGAAAATGAGTTTTAAGCCGATGATATACACATGGATTCCAATAATTTTAATATTTATTTATTTGAAGCACGTTTATGGATTTGGTGGGATTTATCAAGAGCTAAATCCTGATTGGAATGGGGTTGTTGTATATTTACCAACAATATTATCTAAGATTTTGCTTATTGATTTCTGGCATTGGCTTGGTTCAATATTTTACAAAGGTGGATTTAAAATAGTATCTAATACTGCTTTAGGATGGTTAGGTTGGTATATACTCTGTTCGTTTGTAACATCAA